A DNA window from Pueribacillus theae contains the following coding sequences:
- a CDS encoding quaternary amine ABC transporter ATP-binding protein, which yields MSEPIIRVENATKIFGKNPKLGLKLLNSGKTKQDILKETGMTVGVNKASFEVYPGEIFVIMGLSGSGKSTLVRLLNRLIDPTDGKVFINGSDIVKMKNDELRDVRRKKMSMVFQRFALFPHRSVVENTAYGLEVQGVNKEERLKKATESLELVGLKGYENSFPSELSGGMQQRVGLARALANDPDILLMDEAFSALDPLIRKDMQDELVVLQEKMEKTIIFITHDLDEALRLGDRIALMKDGSIVQIGTPEEIMMNPANDYVERFVEDVDISKVLTAQHVMIRPETLHYDRGPRVALQVMRAQGRSSVYLIDRKGKLVGAVTAQLASDAVKKGQSLKDVMLGDLPTVTPDTLLSDMYDKMSSHPLPLAVVDEENRLKGIVVNGSVIGALAGNEDVLNGIGVNE from the coding sequence ATGTCCGAGCCAATTATAAGGGTTGAAAATGCAACAAAGATTTTTGGAAAAAACCCGAAACTAGGATTGAAACTGCTGAATAGCGGTAAAACAAAGCAAGACATTTTAAAAGAAACTGGGATGACAGTAGGTGTGAATAAAGCGTCCTTTGAAGTATATCCAGGCGAAATATTCGTGATTATGGGGCTTTCGGGAAGTGGAAAATCAACACTTGTCCGATTGCTTAACCGTTTAATCGATCCGACTGACGGTAAAGTTTTCATCAATGGCAGTGACATCGTTAAAATGAAAAACGATGAACTCCGCGACGTTCGCCGCAAAAAAATGAGCATGGTCTTCCAGCGCTTTGCACTTTTTCCCCACCGTTCCGTCGTTGAAAACACAGCGTACGGCCTCGAGGTTCAAGGAGTTAATAAAGAAGAACGCTTAAAGAAAGCGACCGAATCCCTCGAACTTGTTGGTTTAAAAGGATATGAAAATAGTTTTCCATCTGAATTAAGTGGAGGAATGCAGCAGCGTGTCGGGCTTGCGAGGGCACTTGCCAACGATCCTGATATTCTTTTGATGGACGAAGCATTCTCTGCTCTTGATCCGCTCATTCGTAAAGATATGCAAGATGAACTTGTCGTTCTCCAAGAAAAAATGGAGAAGACAATTATTTTTATTACGCATGACTTGGATGAAGCGCTGAGGCTTGGTGATCGAATTGCATTAATGAAAGACGGTTCAATCGTCCAAATCGGCACGCCAGAAGAAATTATGATGAACCCTGCCAATGACTATGTTGAGCGGTTCGTTGAAGATGTTGATATTTCAAAAGTGCTAACAGCCCAGCATGTAATGATCCGGCCGGAAACATTGCATTACGACCGCGGACCGCGTGTCGCGCTTCAAGTTATGCGCGCCCAAGGCCGATCAAGCGTTTACCTCATCGATCGAAAAGGGAAACTTGTCGGGGCGGTAACCGCACAGCTCGCTTCCGACGCTGTAAAAAAAGGGCAATCATTAAAAGACGTCATGCTTGGAGACTTGCCAACCGTTACACCAGATACGCTACTTAGCGACATGTACGACAAAATGTCCAGCCATCCATTGCCTTTAGCGGTTGTCGATGAAGAGAACCGATTAAAAGGCATTGTCGTCAACGGAAGCGTAATTGGGGCACTAGCTGGAAATGAAGACGTCTTGAATGGAATCGGGGTGAACGAATAA
- the choW gene encoding choline ABC transporter permease subunit, translated as MDAIPKIPLAEWTETFVDFLKDNVQGLFDFLSTVIGGIVNFLVMILSSVPAIVLVLIIAAIAWFTSRRWGIALFSAIGLLFIYNLGYWDGTIQTLALVLTSVIISMIIGIPVGIWMSQNDRLRNILTPVLDFMQTMPAFVYLIPAILFFGIGMVPGIIASVIFATPPTIRLTNLGIRQVPEDLVEAANAFGATPSQKLLRVQLPLATSTIMAGVNQSIMLSLSMVVIASLVGAPGLGADVYRAVSQIKVGVGFEAGLAIVILAIILDRISQNIGNAKK; from the coding sequence ATGGATGCCATACCAAAAATCCCCTTAGCAGAGTGGACAGAAACATTCGTAGATTTTTTAAAAGACAACGTACAAGGCCTTTTCGATTTTCTTTCAACCGTCATTGGCGGGATTGTAAACTTTCTTGTCATGATTCTATCAAGCGTTCCAGCCATCGTTCTCGTTTTAATTATTGCAGCAATCGCTTGGTTTACAAGCCGGCGTTGGGGGATCGCACTGTTTAGCGCCATTGGCCTTTTGTTTATTTATAATCTCGGATATTGGGATGGAACAATCCAAACGCTGGCACTCGTATTGACATCTGTGATTATTTCCATGATTATCGGAATCCCGGTCGGGATTTGGATGTCACAAAACGACAGGCTGAGAAACATCCTTACGCCCGTCCTGGACTTTATGCAGACAATGCCAGCGTTCGTTTACTTGATTCCAGCTATTTTATTTTTCGGAATTGGAATGGTGCCGGGAATTATTGCTTCCGTTATCTTTGCGACACCGCCAACGATTCGTCTGACGAACCTTGGCATCCGCCAAGTACCGGAAGATTTAGTTGAAGCAGCAAATGCGTTCGGAGCTACGCCAAGCCAAAAGCTTTTAAGGGTACAGCTGCCGCTCGCAACCTCGACGATTATGGCGGGCGTGAACCAAAGCATTATGCTTTCATTGTCAATGGTTGTCATTGCTTCGCTTGTCGGTGCACCAGGGCTCGGAGCGGATGTGTACCGCGCTGTCTCACAAATTAAAGTTGGGGTTGGTTTTGAAGCTGGTCTAGCCATCGTGATTCTAGCGATTATTTTAGATCGGATCTCTCAAAATATAGGGAATGCAAAAAAATAA
- a CDS encoding glycine betaine ABC transporter substrate-binding protein: protein MKKSLFAFMMLVALSLVLAACGGGGGDAASGSIGEATDYKIVGIEPGAGVMKAAQNAIDEYGLDNWTLVESSSAAMGAELTKAYENKEPIIVTGWTPHWKFAKFDLKYLEDPKGVFGEEETIHTLVRKGLQDDQPSAYTVLDQFEWTSDDMAEVMVAVEEGANPEEAAAKWIEENSDKVEPWKEGAGKVDGEKISLAYVAWDSEIASTNVVAKVLESIGYEVETVQLDAAPMFAAVAQGDVDGMVAAWLPFTHADNYEEYGDQVEDLGENLKGAKIGLVVPTYVDIDSIEDLKSK from the coding sequence ATGAAGAAATCTTTATTCGCATTTATGATGCTTGTCGCATTATCACTTGTTCTTGCGGCCTGCGGTGGTGGCGGTGGTGATGCTGCTTCTGGCTCAATTGGCGAAGCAACTGATTACAAAATCGTTGGGATCGAACCTGGTGCAGGCGTCATGAAAGCTGCGCAAAATGCCATTGATGAGTATGGATTAGACAATTGGACACTTGTTGAGTCTTCATCAGCTGCAATGGGTGCTGAACTTACAAAGGCTTATGAAAACAAAGAACCAATTATTGTAACTGGCTGGACACCACACTGGAAATTCGCAAAATTCGATCTGAAATACCTTGAGGATCCGAAGGGCGTATTCGGTGAAGAAGAAACCATCCATACGTTAGTCCGCAAAGGCTTGCAAGATGATCAACCAAGCGCGTATACGGTTCTCGATCAGTTCGAATGGACGAGTGATGATATGGCTGAAGTGATGGTAGCTGTTGAAGAAGGGGCAAATCCTGAAGAAGCTGCTGCAAAATGGATTGAAGAGAACAGCGACAAAGTCGAACCTTGGAAAGAAGGGGCCGGCAAAGTGGATGGAGAAAAAATATCACTCGCTTATGTTGCATGGGATTCTGAAATTGCAAGCACAAATGTTGTAGCAAAAGTGCTTGAAAGCATCGGCTATGAGGTAGAGACTGTACAGCTTGACGCTGCACCGATGTTTGCTGCCGTAGCCCAAGGTGATGTCGATGGTATGGTTGCGGCTTGGCTTCCATTTACACATGCTGACAACTATGAAGAATACGGCGATCAAGTTGAAGATCTTGGTGAAAACCTTAAAGGTGCAAAGATCGGCCTTGTTGTTCCAACCTACGTTGACATTGATTCTATTGAAGATTTAAAGTCTAAGTAA
- a CDS encoding DUF342 domain-containing protein: MNSIEAKGRNIQEAIDKALKELGATAESVTVEVLEEEEDRLFGLLVKPAVVKVTKKSVKESPEEPTEEKIQAGMIQLKDGRVSFHATETNKPAIIPSDELILQVNGKEIKEEIEVNEGDLVSIQGKEIAKEAASIDIRVSADKLSALLCVTPGYIEKTVPMDEGPAPTLSLKAKTMKEPIDSFSRDDIIAKLHKKGILYGIAEEAIDKACTLKEYGEITVANGLPPENGKNGFVEFFIDFEGFSLKPKKREDGTVDFRETNRIPTVEKGQAIGMVREPIEGKQGRTVENKALNPKQVKQAIVKGKGIILKENKIIAAETGTISVTIRPPVFKIDIIQKLVHRGDVDIKSGNLSFVGDIEIQGNVEETMSVKAEEKILITGSVHGGHIAAGTALTINKNIIRGKILVGQTDEIEQNLKEETKELRHVVHAFHKALLGLLVAQRKKGQMNKLNLSLIINILLKQKFPTLQNQINNYLSLLQKRTEKGHPDEQAIEILLKKVFVASNENAEIDETIFLTIEEKLDALAAFYEELFQPFASATISSAQQSDVYCNGDIYLTGRGAYNTKFKAEGSFTATGFIRGGTVEARNGIIANEVGSGFGVKTELIVPKDKTITIAHAMEDTVIQIGKRMYCFEKERKNVLAVLDETGEIVFR; the protein is encoded by the coding sequence TTGAATAGCATCGAAGCAAAGGGGAGAAATATTCAAGAAGCCATCGATAAGGCGTTGAAAGAACTAGGGGCAACGGCTGAGAGTGTAACTGTTGAAGTGCTGGAAGAAGAGGAAGATCGTTTATTCGGCTTACTCGTTAAACCGGCTGTTGTGAAGGTAACTAAGAAAAGTGTAAAGGAATCGCCGGAAGAACCGACAGAAGAGAAAATACAAGCGGGCATGATTCAACTGAAAGACGGAAGGGTATCATTCCATGCAACAGAAACGAATAAGCCGGCAATCATTCCGTCCGATGAGCTTATTTTGCAAGTGAACGGCAAAGAAATAAAAGAAGAAATTGAAGTGAATGAAGGGGATCTCGTTTCAATTCAAGGGAAAGAGATTGCAAAAGAAGCGGCTTCGATAGACATTAGAGTATCTGCCGATAAGCTGTCAGCTTTACTATGCGTCACACCTGGCTATATCGAAAAAACAGTTCCGATGGATGAAGGGCCTGCTCCAACACTTTCTCTCAAAGCCAAGACAATGAAAGAGCCTATTGATTCGTTTTCTCGAGATGACATCATTGCGAAACTACATAAAAAAGGAATTCTCTACGGCATCGCTGAAGAAGCAATTGACAAAGCATGCACATTAAAGGAGTACGGAGAAATCACTGTGGCAAACGGGCTGCCGCCTGAGAACGGAAAGAACGGCTTTGTTGAATTTTTCATCGATTTTGAAGGATTTAGTTTAAAACCAAAGAAACGAGAAGACGGAACGGTGGATTTTCGAGAAACAAATCGTATTCCTACAGTTGAAAAGGGACAGGCCATTGGAATGGTTCGCGAGCCGATTGAAGGAAAGCAAGGCCGAACGGTAGAAAATAAAGCACTAAACCCAAAACAAGTAAAACAAGCAATTGTAAAAGGCAAGGGCATCATCTTGAAGGAAAACAAAATTATCGCAGCTGAAACCGGAACAATCAGTGTCACGATACGGCCGCCGGTCTTTAAAATTGACATCATCCAAAAACTTGTCCATCGCGGCGATGTTGATATAAAAAGTGGAAACTTATCATTCGTCGGAGATATAGAAATTCAAGGAAACGTTGAAGAAACAATGAGCGTCAAAGCAGAAGAAAAAATTCTCATTACAGGCAGCGTCCACGGCGGACATATTGCTGCAGGAACGGCATTAACAATCAACAAAAATATCATTCGCGGCAAGATTTTAGTAGGGCAAACAGACGAAATCGAACAAAATTTAAAAGAAGAAACGAAAGAACTGCGACATGTTGTTCATGCTTTTCATAAAGCGCTGCTAGGGTTACTCGTAGCACAGCGGAAAAAAGGGCAAATGAACAAATTAAACCTTTCACTCATTATAAATATCTTGTTAAAACAAAAGTTTCCTACGCTTCAAAACCAGATAAACAATTATCTCTCCCTTCTACAGAAAAGAACGGAAAAAGGCCACCCGGATGAGCAAGCGATAGAAATTTTACTTAAAAAAGTGTTTGTAGCAAGCAACGAGAATGCAGAAATAGACGAAACGATATTTTTGACAATTGAAGAAAAATTAGATGCGCTGGCGGCATTTTATGAAGAGTTGTTTCAGCCTTTTGCCTCGGCAACCATTTCTTCCGCACAACAAAGTGACGTGTATTGCAATGGAGATATTTATTTAACAGGCCGCGGTGCGTACAATACGAAATTCAAAGCGGAAGGAAGCTTTACCGCAACAGGGTTTATCCGGGGAGGGACAGTTGAAGCGAGAAATGGGATTATCGCCAATGAAGTCGGCTCAGGATTCGGGGTAAAGACAGAGCTGATCGTGCCAAAAGATAAAACCATTACGATCGCCCATGCCATGGAAGATACAGTTATCCAAATCGGTAAACGCATGTATTGTTTTGAAAAGGAGCGAAAAAATGTGTTGGCTGTACTCGATGAAACCGGAGAAATCGTGTTTCGCTAA
- the fabZ gene encoding 3-hydroxyacyl-ACP dehydratase FabZ: protein MLDSNEIKSILPHRYPFLLVDRILELEEGKRAVGIKNVTANEQFFSGHFPEYPVMPGVLIVEALAQVGGVAMLVKPENKGKLGFFAGIDKCRFKKQVKPGDQLKLDVEIIRAKGVMVKGKGIATVDGELVCEAEIMFAIGDKA from the coding sequence ATGCTTGATAGTAATGAAATAAAATCCATTTTGCCACACCGCTATCCATTTTTGCTTGTTGATCGGATACTTGAGCTTGAAGAAGGAAAGCGTGCTGTCGGCATCAAAAATGTAACCGCGAACGAACAATTTTTCAGCGGACATTTTCCTGAATATCCTGTCATGCCTGGCGTATTAATTGTGGAAGCTTTGGCCCAAGTAGGCGGTGTTGCCATGCTTGTGAAGCCTGAAAATAAAGGAAAGTTAGGCTTCTTTGCAGGAATTGACAAATGCCGGTTTAAGAAGCAAGTAAAGCCAGGCGATCAACTTAAGCTCGACGTTGAAATCATCCGTGCAAAAGGCGTGATGGTAAAAGGCAAAGGCATTGCGACAGTTGACGGCGAACTCGTATGTGAAGCTGAAATCATGTTCGCAATCGGCGACAAAGCATAG
- a CDS encoding DNA-directed RNA polymerase subunit beta, whose product MTTTKQTEIKPNIDKPETREQKDKVKKPRVRLIPIWLRLLIILVLLILSLTIGAMIGYGVLGDGNAFDVFKKSTWQHIADIVVKE is encoded by the coding sequence ATGACAACAACGAAACAAACGGAAATAAAACCAAATATTGACAAACCCGAGACAAGGGAACAAAAAGATAAAGTGAAAAAACCGCGGGTAAGGCTTATTCCAATTTGGCTTCGTTTGTTAATCATTTTAGTCTTGCTGATTCTTTCACTAACCATTGGAGCGATGATTGGATATGGCGTATTAGGTGACGGAAATGCCTTTGACGTTTTCAAAAAAAGCACTTGGCAGCATATTGCTGATATCGTTGTAAAAGAATGA
- a CDS encoding flagellar hook-basal body protein, with amino-acid sequence MNRSTIAASVTLGQLQHKLDSIANNLANMNTNGFKRRDVSFSELLVQQIDHLQDQTGRLTPLGIRAGHGASAASTTLRTEQGSLQDTGRMLDIALTEPAYFFQVLHNGEIEYTRDGSFYFQPSADGQFLNVGTADGALLLGANGPIQIPANYKDVSISKNGRVTVTLQNGGTIDAGQIELANVHRPQLLQSAGENRFSAPLPESGIALGDVLETVNNLEVFSQGVLETSNVDVAEEMAKLLETQRHFQLNTRSLAISDDMMGLVNKLR; translated from the coding sequence GTGAATCGCTCAACGATTGCCGCATCGGTTACACTCGGACAGCTTCAGCATAAACTCGATTCGATTGCGAATAATTTAGCGAATATGAATACGAATGGATTTAAACGAAGAGACGTTTCTTTTTCTGAATTGCTCGTTCAGCAAATCGATCATTTACAAGATCAAACAGGAAGGCTGACACCACTAGGAATCCGTGCTGGCCACGGAGCATCTGCCGCAAGCACAACATTGCGTACCGAACAAGGATCCCTGCAAGATACGGGGCGGATGCTTGACATTGCATTAACAGAGCCGGCGTATTTCTTTCAAGTTTTACATAACGGAGAAATTGAATATACGAGGGATGGTTCCTTTTATTTCCAACCTTCAGCGGACGGACAGTTTCTTAACGTAGGTACTGCGGATGGGGCATTATTGCTCGGCGCCAATGGGCCGATTCAAATTCCCGCTAACTATAAAGATGTCAGCATCTCAAAAAATGGGCGGGTGACAGTCACCCTCCAAAACGGTGGAACGATCGATGCCGGCCAAATTGAACTTGCGAATGTCCATCGCCCTCAATTATTGCAATCTGCCGGTGAAAACCGCTTCTCAGCTCCTTTGCCAGAATCCGGAATTGCTCTCGGAGATGTACTGGAAACGGTAAATAATCTTGAAGTCTTTTCGCAAGGTGTTCTCGAAACGTCTAACGTTGATGTTGCTGAAGAAATGGCCAAATTGCTTGAAACACAACGGCATTTTCAATTAAATACCCGTTCATTGGCCATCTCCGACGACATGATGGGACTCGTCAACAAGCTCCGCTAA